Genomic window (Candidatus Zixiibacteriota bacterium):
CCGTATCGGCCTGACCCTGCACCGTCTCGACGATATCCTTCAGGGGAACCTGGATGATCTGATCGAGGCCATGAAGAAGGATGATCTGGAAAGAAGGCTGAAGGAATCCGGGAAAATGAAAGAGAGAACGGTATGAAGACTTCTACGAAAATCCTGAGGTATTTTGCGGCCGCCGCCCTGACTATCATTCTGCTTATAATCGCCCGCCAGCTTTCAATGGTGCGGCCGATCAATATCGAAACTTCCGGCGGCAGTGTGGCTGTCGAGCATACCACCGTGCCCAAAATTGTGGAAGGTAAACCGGACCGTATAACGGTAAAAATTATAAATCCGGAGCAGAAGATGCTGGCGCCGATTTTGCACTGGATCGCCGCCAAAGAAAATATCGATGATCCCAATCGTTATCAAAGCCTGGCAATGATTCCGGATAGTACTCCCGACACCTATGCGGCGATGATGCCGGCCATGGAACGAGGAACGATCATTTATTACTATATCGATGCCAGAGACAACAACGGCATGCCGCTGGCGCGTCTGCCCGAATCGGGCGACCGGCCGATAAAATTGAAGTATGAGGGTGGGGTTCCCTCTTATATAGTCATACCGCACATCTTTCTCATGTTCATTGCCGTCTTTTTGGCCTCATTGGCCCTGATTGATTCAGTAGGGGTGATTTCCGGGCAGGAGCGTCTGGTGCCGATGGCCAGGAATTTCCTCTGGGCGGCCCTGGCGGTTTTTTTCGGCGGATATCCTTTCGGCTGGGCCATGAATTACTTTGCTTTTGGGATGATCTGGGAGGGAATTCCGTTCGGGTGGGATTTCACCGATAACAAAACCCAGATTGTTCTCCTGTACCTGATGTTTCTAAACCTGTCCACCCTCGGCACTCTGTCTAAGAATAGATTGGGAACCGACAATTTTCGGGGCAAATCACTGGGATGGCTGGGGCTGCTCGGTTTTATTCTCGTTCTGGGCATTTATATCGTTCCGCATTCCATTCAATTTTCCATTCCTGTCACCGCTCTTTTTTCTTATGGTTTGACAGCGGTTATTGCAATTCTGTATATTTCGGGTTTGACAGGGAAGAAAAAATGGAACGCGCCAAGTTCGCCGAAATAGCTTTAAAAGAATGCAAAGCCCTGAAGGCGGAATATGCCGATATCCGGCTGGAGCGGATTGAGGATGAGAATATTGCCGTCTCCGACGGCAAAGTCGAGCCGATCGAGCAGGCTTCCTCGGCCGGGATCGGTATCAGGGTAATCAAGGATGGCGCCTGGGGTTTTGCCGCCACCGATGACCTATCGGAAAAATCGGTCAAAAATAAAGCTCAGCTCGCGGTCGAAATCGCCATTGCCTCCGCTTCGGTCAATAAGAGCAGAGTAGAACTCTCCTCTCTCAAGGCATCTCAGGGTGAATATGTCTCCCCCTATGAGATTGACCCCTTCACAGTCCCCCTTGATCAAAAGATTTCCTTCCTGATGGAAATCGACAGCACCATCGGGGCGCAGGGTGCCGATAAGATAAATTCCCGGAATTGCTTTGCCGGGTTTCGCAAAATCGACAGCTATTTCGCCTCCTCCGAGGGGGCCAAAATAAGGCAGATTGTTGTACATAGCGGCGGCGGGATGCTATTGGGATTGACCAAATCGCACCGCGAGCGTTATGAGCGCTCTTTTCCATCATCTTCGGGCCAGTATGAATGCAAAGGGTTTGAGCTTCTCGAGGAATTGAAAATGAAAGAGGCTATTCCGCGTCTAATCGAGGAAATCGAGATGATGAAAACGGCCGAGCCGTGCCCCTCAAAGATGACCACTCTTCTGCTCTCGGGCGACCAGGTATCGCTTCAATTGCACGAATCGGTCGGGCATCCGCTGGAACTGGACCGGGTGTTCGGCTCCGAACGGAATTTCTCAGGGACTTCTTTCGCCACTCCGGATAACCTGGACAAACTCAAATATGCCTCTGATATTGTCACTGTCACAAGCGACCCGACCGCCTCTCATGGACTCGGCTCTTATGGCTATGATGATGAAGGGGTTCCGGGTTATCGGGCGGAATTGATAAAGAATGGCCTTCTGGTGAATTACCTTTCCTCGCGCGAGACGGCCGCCAGAATCGGCAAACTCTCGACCGGCGCCATGCGGGCCGATGGCTGGAGCAATCTGCCGCTGGTCAGAATGACCAACATTAACCTTGTTCCCGGCGAAAAATCAATCGCGCAGATTCTTTCGGAAATCGATGACGGCATTTATATGGACACGGTAAGCTCATGGTCGATCGACGACCAGCGCAAATATTTCCAGTTCGGCTGCGAAATTGGGTGGCTCATAAAGGGCGGGAAATTGACCACGGTCATAAATAATCCCACTTATTCGGGTTGTACCACCGATTTCTGGAACAAGTGTACGGCCATCGCCGATCAGAAATCATACCGCATCTGGGGGACGCCCAACTGCGGTAAAGGGGAACCAGGCCAGAACGCCCGCACCGGGCAGGGTGCATCACCCTGCCGGTTCGACAATATTCAGGTGGGAGGATAGTCTCATGCCGGATAAACCTGTCATTTATCCCATCCTGCCGATGTTCCCCTCAGACAATCAGGTTGACAGAGATAGTTTTCAGTCGTTGCTGCAATCGGTATTGAAATTATCCAAAGCCGACATGACCGAGGCAGTGCTTGAAAAGAACGGCCTGGTGCTGACTCGATTTGCCGAATCGAAAATTCATCAGAATATCGATACCGAGGATACGACTCTTTATATAAGGATGGTTAAGGACAAGAAGTTGAGTGTGGTCGCGACCGGTGATATCTCGGAATCCGGAATCAAAAAGGCGGTGGGAGCCGGGGAGGATATGCTCAAATATATGCTTCCCGATGACAAGTTTGTTTCCTTTCCCAATCCGGACAGCACTGTCCTTAAGGAAAACTCAATTTCGGAAGGTACATCTACCTATGGGCCCGACAGACGGGCCGAGGCGGTCAAGCTGATAGATGCGATCGGGAGAAAAGGAAACCTGGAAGCCTCGGGCGCTTTTCGTATCGAGGAGAAGAGCCTGGCGGTGGCCAATTCCCTGGGTGTGAAAAGATTTTTCACCGGCAACAATGCCCAACTCTCTCTCACACTCTCCGGCAAGGAAAAAGAATCGGGCTGGGCGATCGGTTATGACCGTGATGCCTCGTTGATAGATGTCGGCGAATTGGCCAAAAGAGCCGCCCAGAAGGCGGTTCTGTCGAGAAATCCGATATCACTTCCCGATGGACAGTACACTGTCATTCTCGAACCGGCCGCAGTGGGGCAGCTTCTGATTCTTCTGGCTTTTATGGGTTTCGGGGCAAAGACATTTTCTCAGCAGCGCTCCTTCATGGCCGGAAAAATCGGGCAGAAAATTGCGGGAGATAATTTCACGGTCTATGAAGATCCGCATGACCCGGCTTTTGGGACGATGCCTTTCGACTATGAAGGGGTTCCGAAAGTGAAAGTACCGCTGATTGAAAATGGCCTGGCACGAGGAGTGGTAAGCAACTCGTACTATGCCAATATCATGGGGACGACCTCCACCGGCAATGCCCTGCCGGCCAATAACAGTTTCGGCCCTTATCCCAAGAATATGGTGGTCGCCCCCGGCGAGAAAACGCTCGACGAGATAATTCAATCGACCGAAAAAGGGATACTTATCACCCATTTCTGGTATTTGAACTATCTCAATCCGATGAAAACGATGGTTACCGGCACCACCCGCGATGGGACATTCCTTATCGAGAAGGGCCAGATAGGTTCGGCTGTCAAAAACATGCGCACTAATCAATCGATACTTGAGGCTTTCACCAATATCGCCGCGATCGGCAAGGAAAGCATTATCTATCCCCAGTACTCGATTCTGATGAAAGTGCCGGGGATGAAAATCGATAATTTCAATCTGGCGGCCGAGGAGGATCAAGAAAAATGTTAAGACGCAATTTTCTTAAAGCGGCGGCCATGACTCTGGTCGGATTCCTGTTCGCCAGACGAATTCCTCTGGCCGAGAGCATTGCCGCTGAAGAAGCGCCGAAAAAGCGTTCCGGAAGAATCTATCATTTTCATGGCCACGCTCGCTCCGGCTGCGCCTCACGTCCCGAATTGGCTCCTTTCCTTGAAAAGGGAATATCAAATATCCCGCCGATATGAAATGGATGAAAAGGAATTCCATCGGCTGATCAAAGAGGCCGAAAAGAAGCTTAAAAAAGCCGGGATTGATTCTGCGGCGGCCGAAGTCGAAATAATCCTGGAATACCTTCTGGAAGTGGAGCGAATAGACCTCTACCTTCATGGCGCCCGATTGATCGACAATAAGATTCGCGAGCAGTTTGACCGGATAATCGACAAGCGCACCACTCGCTATCCTCTGCAATATATTCTGGGTGAAATGTATTTTTACGGACGGAAGTTTATGGTCACGCCCGAGGTGATGGTGCCGACTCCGGAAACGGAACTGCTCTGCGACCTGGCGATCAATTACATCCGCAACGAGGGGATTGGGGAGCCGGATATTCTGGATGTCGGAACCGGCTCGGGGGTTATCGCCGTGACAATTGCCTGCGAATTGCCCGATTCATTTGTTACGGCTCTCGACATTTCTCCGGGGGCGTTGACAATCGCCCATAAAAATGCGGGGGAATATGAAGTCGCCTCACGGATTGAGTTTGTCGAGTCCAATGCTTTTACGGAAGTCAGAGCCGATCGGAAATATGAATTGATTCTGTCCAACCCTCCGTATATTTCTGATGATGAGTATAAGGGTTTACCGCCTGAGGTTTTGGCCGACCCAAAAATATCTCTTGTTTCCGGCCCCAAAGGGCTTGATTTTATTGCCATGCTGGTCGGCCGGGCGCCTGATTTTCTGAAAAAGAAAGGGCGCCTGATGTTCGAAATAGGGTATAATCAAGCAGACTTGGTTGCGGAGATGACCGAAAAGGACTCGCGCTATCATTCAATTTCAATATTTAAGGATTTAAATGATATTGATCGGGTGGTGATATTGAGCATATGACCGAGGATGAAAAACAGCTGGAGAGGCTGGCGGAATTGCGCCCCCTCTGTCGTTTTATTCAAACCGCAGTGGAGCAACTGGGCCGGGAAAAGGCCAAGGAACTGGCGGCCGTTGCTTTCGAGAAATATGCCTGCGACCGCTTTGTTGCCCCTTATAATGATACCCCGTTGGATGAGCGGTGGGAAATGTTCCGCGAGGCGATTATCAACGGCGCCGATG
Coding sequences:
- the prmC gene encoding peptide chain release factor N(5)-glutamine methyltransferase, translating into MDEKEFHRLIKEAEKKLKKAGIDSAAAEVEIILEYLLEVERIDLYLHGARLIDNKIREQFDRIIDKRTTRYPLQYILGEMYFYGRKFMVTPEVMVPTPETELLCDLAINYIRNEGIGEPDILDVGTGSGVIAVTIACELPDSFVTALDISPGALTIAHKNAGEYEVASRIEFVESNAFTEVRADRKYELILSNPPYISDDEYKGLPPEVLADPKISLVSGPKGLDFIAMLVGRAPDFLKKKGRLMFEIGYNQADLVAEMTEKDSRYHSISIFKDLNDIDRVVILSI
- a CDS encoding TldD/PmbA family protein, whose protein sequence is MERAKFAEIALKECKALKAEYADIRLERIEDENIAVSDGKVEPIEQASSAGIGIRVIKDGAWGFAATDDLSEKSVKNKAQLAVEIAIASASVNKSRVELSSLKASQGEYVSPYEIDPFTVPLDQKISFLMEIDSTIGAQGADKINSRNCFAGFRKIDSYFASSEGAKIRQIVVHSGGGMLLGLTKSHRERYERSFPSSSGQYECKGFELLEELKMKEAIPRLIEEIEMMKTAEPCPSKMTTLLLSGDQVSLQLHESVGHPLELDRVFGSERNFSGTSFATPDNLDKLKYASDIVTVTSDPTASHGLGSYGYDDEGVPGYRAELIKNGLLVNYLSSRETAARIGKLSTGAMRADGWSNLPLVRMTNINLVPGEKSIAQILSEIDDGIYMDTVSSWSIDDQRKYFQFGCEIGWLIKGGKLTTVINNPTYSGCTTDFWNKCTAIADQKSYRIWGTPNCGKGEPGQNARTGQGASPCRFDNIQVGG
- a CDS encoding TldD/PmbA family protein, producing the protein MPDKPVIYPILPMFPSDNQVDRDSFQSLLQSVLKLSKADMTEAVLEKNGLVLTRFAESKIHQNIDTEDTTLYIRMVKDKKLSVVATGDISESGIKKAVGAGEDMLKYMLPDDKFVSFPNPDSTVLKENSISEGTSTYGPDRRAEAVKLIDAIGRKGNLEASGAFRIEEKSLAVANSLGVKRFFTGNNAQLSLTLSGKEKESGWAIGYDRDASLIDVGELAKRAAQKAVLSRNPISLPDGQYTVILEPAAVGQLLILLAFMGFGAKTFSQQRSFMAGKIGQKIAGDNFTVYEDPHDPAFGTMPFDYEGVPKVKVPLIENGLARGVVSNSYYANIMGTTSTGNALPANNSFGPYPKNMVVAPGEKTLDEIIQSTEKGILITHFWYLNYLNPMKTMVTGTTRDGTFLIEKGQIGSAVKNMRTNQSILEAFTNIAAIGKESIIYPQYSILMKVPGMKIDNFNLAAEEDQEKC